Within the Flavobacterium sp. CG_23.5 genome, the region ATCTTCAATCTTAGACAACTGATTCACTTCAGCCTTGGGATTCCCAATAACCTCACCTTCTAATATACCCGCTATTTGTTCTGCTGTAAATTTCATCTTATCTGATTATATTTTTCATAGGTATAAGATGGAACTCGCTGTATAAAGTTCTCTCAAAATTATAAAAAAATGCTTTGGCTTGTTTCATTGCGACAAAAATATAAAAAAATAGATTTTAAATGTTCATTTCTACAAGTTGTTTTGGGAAACAGATATAATATTTAGTAACCAATTTAGATAATGATTTTAAATTCAGTTGGTCAGAAGATTCAATAACATCTTCAACGGTTCTGTCTTTTTTCAAAATTCGTATCGGTTCCGCTTCTTTACTATACGCTTGGTTTTTTATTTTACCTTTAAAAATAAAATAATTAGTCTCCAATAAAGAAATATTATTTTCCATAGCGAAACGCTCTTTCAATGGCTGCAGTTCCTCTAAAGGAACTTTTTCACTAGTTAATTTTATTTTTAATAAATCCCTGTTCACGATCATTTTGCTAAGGGACGACAATATAAAATCATCCTGTCTTTGCCATGCTTTTAATGCGCTAATAATATCAAAATCATCAAGTTGAGAAAATAAATCTAATGTAGAAGCGTCAAAATTATCCATCGTAATTTTATTTTGCATAAAAAACTGCAACGGTTCACTGCATGGTAATTGTACTCCTTTTATTGTCAATTCTTTGGCACGTTTTAAGACTTTCGTCAAAATTAACTCGGCTACTAAACTTGTTTTATGTAAATACGCCTGCCAATACATTAATCGTCTCGACATTAGAAACTTCTCCACCGAATAGATACCTTTTTCTTCAATTACCAAGAAATCATCCACCACATTCATCATTTGAATCAGTCGTTCTGAATTGACATTTCCTTCTGCCACACCCGAATAAAAACTATCTCGTTTTAAATAATCCATTCTATCCATATCCAATTGACTGGAAATCAACTGTAACATGAATTTTCTATCGTAATCCCCTTTAAAAATCTGAATGGCCAAACTCAACTGACCGTTAAATTCAACATTTAATTGGTTCATAAACAGCAGCGAAATTTCTTCATGATGTACATCCTCCACAATGCTTCTTTCCATCGCATGTGAAAAAGGGCCGTGACCTATATCGTGCAATAAAATAGCAATGTACAATGCATTTTCTTCCTCGGGAGATATGGAAACCCCTTTAAAACGAAGTACTTCAACCGCTTTTTGCATTAAATGCATACAACCTAAAGCATGATGAAATCGGGTATGATTCGCCCCAGGATAAACTAAATAGGACAAACCCATTTGTGAAATTCGACGTAACCTCTGAAAATAAGGATGTTGAACTAAGTCGTAGATTAAGGCATTCGGAATGGTAATAAACCCGTAAATGGGATCATTGAATATTTTTAGCTTATTGATTTGACTCACTATAACTTTATTTTGGTGAACAAATATAGACAAATTAGATTGTATAACCACAAAGGACGATTTGGGTGCGATTTCAAACAAATTATAGTGAATTTGTACCGATGGAAACGGCTATAACAAAATAGAACTCTCGCTATTTTTAAGTTGGAATTTTAAAATAATTTTTACGTATCGTTATTTCAGGACGGGACAATGTTTTACAGACCTGTTTTTCCGTAAAAATTCAAATGATTTAATTTCACCCAGCACGTTAAAAATTAATTTATTTTTAATTTTTAGATTTGAATTTTGGAATTTGGTTTTTGAATTTTCAAATCCTATATTTGCTTTCGAATAAAAATTCTATGGAACAATTTGTAGTATCGGCACGTAAATACAGACCTCAAACATTTAAAGATGTGGTAGGACAAAAAGCCATTACCAATACTTTACTAAATGCCATAGAAACCAATCATCTTGCCTCTGCCCTATTATTTACTGGACCTAGAGGAGTTGGAAAAACTACTTGCGCTCGTATTTTGGCTCGAAAAATCAATCAGCCGGGTTATGATGATCCAAACGAAGATTTTGCCTTTAATGTTTTCGAATTAGATGCTGCTTCAAATAATTCAGTTGATGATATAAGAAATCTGATTGATCAAGTACGGATTCCGCCACAAACAGGACAATACAAAGTATATATTATTGACGAGGTTCATATGCTGTCCTCGGCAGCTTTCAACGCTTTCCTGAAAACACTCGAAGAACCGCCAAAGCATGCCATTTTCATTTTGGCTACGACCGAAAAACATAAAATTATTCCAACGATATTGTCTCGTTGTCAGATATTTGATTTCAAAAGAATCACTGTAAAAGACGCCAAAGAACATCTTGCCGAAGTTGCGACAAGTCAAGGCGTAGTTTTTGAAGACGATGCATTGCATATTATTGCACAAAAAGCGGATGGAGCGATGCGCGATGCTTTATCAATTTTTGATAGAGTCGTTTCGTTTTGTGGAAAAGACTTAACACGTCAGGCCGTTACAGAAAATCTAAATGTTTTAGATTATGAAACGTACATCACGGTGACGGATCTAATCTTGGAAAATAAAATTCCTGAATTATTATTATCTTTTAATGACATTCTTTCTAAAGGATTTGATTCTCATCATTTTATAGCCGGATTAGCCTCTCATTTCAGAGATTTATTGGTAAGCAAAACGCCTTCAACTTTATCGTTATTGGAAGTTGGTGAACAAGCGCAGAAAATGTACGGCGCACAAGCACAAAAGTGCAGTCAAGATTTTTTATTAAAAGGAATTGAAATTGCAAATGATTGCGATTTGAAATACAAACTAAGTCAAAACCAGCGACTTCTTGTTGAGCTTTGTTTGATGCAACTAGCCTCTATCACTTTTGATGGAGAAAAAAAAAAGTTGACAAATTTATAATTCCGCCTACTTATTATATAAAGAACGATTATTCGATAGTAGAAAGTTCAAAAGCTAAAATAGAAAGTACTGCAAAAACTCCACTTATAGAGTCCGTTCAAGAAAAAGAGCCGGAAACTATTGTTATAGCAGCTGTAGTTCCTGTTCGCACTCCGACCGTAAAAATTGATATTTCTACTTCTAACGAACCAAAAATTTCTGCCTTTTCATTGTCAAGTATTCGTGCCAAAAAAGCATTAGAAGAAAGCAATAAGGGAATAGTCAAAGAAGTCGTTCATTTACCTACAGAAGTTTTTACGGAAACCGAAATGCTACTACATTGGAACAAGTATGCACAACGTTTAGGAGAAAAAGGGTTTCGAATCATGGAATCGTTATTACTTATCAACGACCCAGTTTTGAGTGGCAACGCTATTACTATTGAATTGCCAAATGAAGGTTCCAAATTAGATTTTGAGAAAGAATTGAATGGACTTTTGGGACATTTAAAAGGTCATTTACATAACCATGATATCACGATAGAAGTTATCGTGAATGAAAGTTTTGAAAATAAAAGAAATTTTAATGACCAAGATCGTTACAATAGACTTCACGAAATAAATCCAAATATTGAACTCTTGCGAACAACATTTGGATTAGATTTGAATGTGTAATTGATTGATTTTTAGATTTTTTTTTTTAAATTTAATTATGATTTAAAATACGCAAATCAGAATTAAATCAATTATATCTTACCATTATACATCGCTTTTACAATACCATCTGAAAGTCCAATCTTAGGGACATAAATATTTCTGGCACCACTCCATTTCATTGCATTAAGGTAAATTCTTGTAGCAGGAATAATTACATCGGCACGATCCGGATTCAAACCTAGTTCAGCTACTCTTTGATCATAAGTAAGGGAATTCAAAAAAGCATACTGTGAATTTATATAAATATAAGACAAAGGCTTTTCTTGAACTTTGCCGGACATTTTGAATAATTTATTAATGTTTCCGCCTGAGCCTATTAATGTAACTTCATCATAGTC harbors:
- a CDS encoding HD domain-containing protein, with the protein product MSQINKLKIFNDPIYGFITIPNALIYDLVQHPYFQRLRRISQMGLSYLVYPGANHTRFHHALGCMHLMQKAVEVLRFKGVSISPEEENALYIAILLHDIGHGPFSHAMERSIVEDVHHEEISLLFMNQLNVEFNGQLSLAIQIFKGDYDRKFMLQLISSQLDMDRMDYLKRDSFYSGVAEGNVNSERLIQMMNVVDDFLVIEEKGIYSVEKFLMSRRLMYWQAYLHKTSLVAELILTKVLKRAKELTIKGVQLPCSEPLQFFMQNKITMDNFDASTLDLFSQLDDFDIISALKAWQRQDDFILSSLSKMIVNRDLLKIKLTSEKVPLEELQPLKERFAMENNISLLETNYFIFKGKIKNQAYSKEAEPIRILKKDRTVEDVIESSDQLNLKSLSKLVTKYYICFPKQLVEMNI
- the dnaX gene encoding DNA polymerase III subunit gamma/tau; its protein translation is MEQFVVSARKYRPQTFKDVVGQKAITNTLLNAIETNHLASALLFTGPRGVGKTTCARILARKINQPGYDDPNEDFAFNVFELDAASNNSVDDIRNLIDQVRIPPQTGQYKVYIIDEVHMLSSAAFNAFLKTLEEPPKHAIFILATTEKHKIIPTILSRCQIFDFKRITVKDAKEHLAEVATSQGVVFEDDALHIIAQKADGAMRDALSIFDRVVSFCGKDLTRQAVTENLNVLDYETYITVTDLILENKIPELLLSFNDILSKGFDSHHFIAGLASHFRDLLVSKTPSTLSLLEVGEQAQKMYGAQAQKCSQDFLLKGIEIANDCDLKYKLSQNQRLLVELCLMQLASITFDGEKKKLTNL
- a CDS encoding DNA polymerase III subunit gamma/tau; protein product: MSSIRAKKALEESNKGIVKEVVHLPTEVFTETEMLLHWNKYAQRLGEKGFRIMESLLLINDPVLSGNAITIELPNEGSKLDFEKELNGLLGHLKGHLHNHDITIEVIVNESFENKRNFNDQDRYNRLHEINPNIELLRTTFGLDLNV